A single region of the Kocuria rosea genome encodes:
- a CDS encoding alpha-1,4-glucan--maltose-1-phosphate maltosyltransferase yields MVQVSQANTPPPSDPASSPAGAPAPDPSTTTPALPGAGTGAAAAPAEQPAKKAPARRRASTARKAPEPEVTAPVADEPGIAVVPAAEPKPRAKRTSTARTAAAKSAAGTPAAKAAGTRTATAKKATTPRKSTTTRRKAAGSAFSREDLVYGRIPVVGVSPVVEDGRFPAKAVPGESIRVGATVFREGHDALGVTAVLYDPQGAEAERVPMRLTTPGTDRYEAWLTPSSEGAWTFAVEGWGDLFETWRHAAEIKVGVGQDVDLMMAEGVVLFDRAAAEPGRPDSDAELFRAVSRTLGNGELPAEHRLEAGTSAEVLAVVAERPLRDLVTESRRYPLKVERAAAGRGSWYEFFPRSEGAVFDAESGTWASGTFRTAAESLDRVAAMGFDVIYLPPIHPIGTAHRKGPNNTLVAGPQDPGSPWAIGAPEGGHDAIHPDLGSFEDFDGFVARAGDLGLEVALDLALQASPDHPWVTAHPEWFTTRADGSIAYAENPPKKYQDIYPINFDNDPEGLSLEVLRIVELWISHGVKIFRVDNPHTKPLWFWEWLIGTVNAKHPDVVFLAEAFTRPAMMQGLARVGFQQSYSYFTWRNTKKEIEEYLEEISHETSAVYRPNFFVNTPDILTEYLQFGGPAAFKIRAVLAATGSPLWGVYAGYELYEHVARAGAEEYVDNEKYEYRPRDFAGAEERGESLAPYLTRLNEIRRRHAAFGDLQNLTVQSTSDDALVAYSKTKTVRHGGSSYKDTVIVVVNVDPHATREGTVWLDLETLDLDDADFNEDGSFWVDDLLSGNSWKWGTHNYVRLDPHYDPAHVLHVRRNVK; encoded by the coding sequence GTGGTCCAGGTGAGCCAAGCCAACACGCCGCCCCCGTCCGACCCGGCCTCGAGCCCGGCCGGCGCGCCCGCCCCCGACCCCTCGACGACGACGCCCGCCCTTCCCGGTGCCGGGACCGGTGCCGCCGCGGCGCCGGCCGAGCAGCCCGCGAAGAAGGCACCGGCGCGGCGCAGAGCGTCCACCGCCCGGAAGGCCCCGGAGCCCGAGGTCACGGCGCCCGTGGCCGACGAGCCCGGCATCGCCGTCGTCCCCGCGGCGGAGCCCAAGCCGCGTGCCAAGCGGACGTCCACGGCCAGGACGGCCGCGGCGAAGTCAGCCGCAGGGACGCCTGCGGCCAAGGCCGCCGGCACGAGGACGGCCACCGCCAAGAAGGCCACCACGCCGCGGAAGTCGACGACCACGCGCCGGAAGGCCGCCGGCTCGGCGTTCTCCCGCGAGGACCTGGTCTACGGCCGGATCCCGGTCGTCGGCGTGAGCCCCGTGGTCGAGGACGGCCGCTTCCCGGCGAAGGCCGTGCCGGGCGAGTCGATCCGCGTGGGCGCCACCGTGTTCCGTGAGGGCCACGACGCCCTGGGCGTGACCGCGGTGCTCTACGACCCGCAGGGCGCGGAGGCCGAGCGCGTGCCGATGCGCCTCACCACTCCCGGCACCGACCGCTACGAGGCGTGGCTGACGCCGTCGTCCGAGGGCGCCTGGACCTTCGCCGTGGAGGGCTGGGGAGACCTGTTCGAGACGTGGCGCCACGCCGCCGAGATCAAGGTGGGTGTCGGCCAGGACGTCGACCTCATGATGGCCGAGGGTGTCGTGCTCTTCGACCGCGCCGCCGCGGAGCCGGGCCGCCCGGACTCCGACGCCGAGCTGTTCCGCGCGGTCTCCCGCACGCTCGGCAACGGGGAGCTGCCCGCCGAGCACCGGCTCGAGGCCGGCACCTCCGCCGAGGTCCTGGCCGTGGTCGCCGAGCGGCCGTTGCGCGACCTCGTGACCGAGAGCCGCCGCTACCCGCTGAAGGTCGAGCGCGCCGCCGCCGGCCGCGGGTCCTGGTACGAGTTCTTCCCCCGCTCCGAGGGCGCCGTCTTCGACGCCGAGTCCGGCACGTGGGCCTCCGGCACCTTCCGGACCGCCGCCGAGAGCCTCGACCGTGTCGCGGCCATGGGCTTCGACGTCATCTACCTGCCCCCGATCCACCCGATCGGCACGGCGCACCGCAAGGGCCCGAACAACACCCTGGTGGCCGGTCCGCAGGACCCGGGGTCCCCGTGGGCCATCGGCGCCCCCGAAGGCGGGCACGACGCGATCCACCCGGACCTCGGCTCGTTCGAGGACTTCGACGGCTTCGTGGCCCGCGCCGGGGACCTGGGCCTCGAGGTGGCCCTGGACCTCGCCCTGCAGGCCTCCCCGGACCACCCGTGGGTCACCGCGCACCCGGAGTGGTTCACGACCCGCGCCGACGGCTCCATCGCGTACGCGGAGAACCCGCCGAAGAAGTACCAGGACATCTACCCGATCAACTTCGACAACGACCCCGAGGGCCTGTCCCTCGAGGTGCTGCGGATCGTGGAGCTGTGGATCTCCCACGGGGTGAAGATCTTCCGGGTCGACAACCCGCACACCAAGCCCCTGTGGTTCTGGGAGTGGCTGATCGGCACCGTCAACGCCAAGCACCCCGACGTCGTGTTCCTGGCCGAGGCGTTCACCCGCCCGGCCATGATGCAGGGCCTCGCCCGGGTCGGCTTCCAGCAGTCCTACTCGTACTTCACCTGGCGCAACACCAAGAAGGAGATCGAGGAGTACCTCGAGGAGATCAGCCACGAGACCTCGGCGGTGTACCGGCCGAACTTCTTCGTCAACACCCCCGACATCCTCACCGAGTACCTGCAGTTCGGCGGGCCTGCGGCCTTCAAGATCCGTGCCGTCCTGGCCGCCACCGGCTCGCCCCTCTGGGGCGTCTACGCCGGCTACGAGCTCTACGAGCACGTGGCCCGGGCCGGCGCCGAGGAGTACGTCGACAACGAGAAGTACGAGTACCGGCCCCGTGACTTCGCCGGCGCCGAGGAGCGCGGCGAGTCCCTCGCCCCGTACCTCACGCGGCTCAACGAGATCCGGCGCCGGCACGCCGCGTTCGGCGACCTGCAGAACCTGACGGTGCAGTCCACGTCCGACGACGCCCTGGTCGCCTACTCGAAGACGAAGACCGTCCGGCACGGGGGCTCGAGCTACAAGGACACGGTGATCGTGGTCGTGAACGTGGACCCGCACGCGACCCGGGAGGGCACCGTGTGGCTGGACCTGGAGACCCTGGACCTGGACGACGCGGACTTCAACGAGGACGGCAGCTTCTGGGTGGACGACCTGCTCAGCGGGAACTCCTGGAAGTGGGGCACGCACAACTACGTGCGCCTGGACCCGCACTACGACCCCGCGCACGTCCTGCACGTCCGCCGCAACGTCAAGTAG